The DNA segment CATTCAGCCCTCGGTATCGCCGAGGGCGGGAGTACAGAATGAAAAAACTCATTGTTATTGCCTTAGCGGGTATGGCGTTGCAAGCGCAGGCTGCCAATCCCCATAAAGACGTCCTCAAAGGCCCCTTCGCCACAGGTTCTGAGGTGACGACTCAGTGCCTAACCTGCCACGAAGACCAAGCCACAGACATGATGAAAACCTCCCACTGGACATGGGAGTTAGAACAAAAGCTACCCGATAGAACCGTATTACGCGGTAAGAAAAACAGTATCAATAACTTCTGTGTGTCGATTTCCAGCAACGAGCCTCGCTGCACTAGCTGCCACGCTGGTTATGGTTGGAAGGACAGCAACTTTGATTTTAAAGATAAAACCAAAGTGGACTGCTTAGTCTGCCACGACACCACAGGCACCTATGTAAAAGACCCTGCCGGTGCAGGCGAGCCCATGGCAAAACTCGATCTGGCCAAGATCGCCCAAAACGTGGGTGAACCCGTGCGGGATAACTGCGGTAGCTGCCATTTCTATGGTGGCGGTGGTGATGCAGTCAAACACGGGGATCTCGACTCCTCCATGGCCTACCCTGATAAAGCCACCGATGTGCACATGGACAGCGACGGCAATAACTTCCAATGTCAAAACTGTCATACCACTGAAAAACATCAAATATCGGGTAATGCAATGGGGGTCTCCCCTGGCGGTATCGACCATATAGGTTGTGAGAACTGCCACGAGAGCGCGCCGCATAGCAACAAAAAGCTCAATACCCATACCGCAACCGTGGCCTGCCAAACCTGCCATATTCCCTTCTTCGCTAAGAATGAACCCACCAAGATGCACTGGGATTGGTCAACTGCGGGTGATGATAAACCTGAAACCGTTGATCAATATGGCAAACACACCTATCAGAAGAAAAAGGGTGACTTTGTGTGGGAGAAAATGGTCAAGCCCCAGTACGCTTGGTACAACGGCACCGCAAACGCTTATATGGCGGGGGACAAGATGGACCCGAATGTCGTCACTAAGCTAACCTACCCTATGGGCGACATTAACGATGCTAAAGCCAAGATTTATCCCTTTAAGGTGCACACAGGTAAGCAGATTTACGACAAAAAACTCAACATCTTTATCACCCCAAAAACCTATGGCAAAGGCGGATATTGGAGCGAGTTTGATTGGAATTTAGCGGCGAAACTGGGTATGGAAGCCAATCCAACCATGTTAGAAAAAGGCATCAAATACAGTGGTGAATATGACTTTGCTGCCACTGAAATGTGGTGGCGTATCAACCACATGGTGTCCCCAAAGGAACAAGCGCTTAACTGTAATGACTGCCACAACAAAGGCACTCGTCTCGATTGGCAAGCCTTGGGCTATCAAGGCGACCCTATGAAAAACAAGCAAGGCCCTAAGCATAAACAACCATAAGCTGTTCCACTCGCTATCGCCTAACCGAACTTAAGGCATAGCGAGTATCGCTCCCCTGCAAACCTTTGAGAGCTTAGTACCCGCTGGCTAAGCTCTCTTTTTTATCAGCTATACTCTGCCAACAAAGACAAATCGCCGCAGTTAAAAAACAATACTGTCCCAGTTTGTCTCAACCTACAGGCGTGAAAAGGACTTTGGCTCTGTTTATAAGTCAAATTAACTGATTTTTATGGCATTTATTTTGCCTAATCAGGCAATGTTCAATTGTGGCAACCTCTATGACCGCGGGCAAAACCCCAACACAGCACCCGACTCAACCGCTTAACCGTTTGCTCGGTGAAACCAGCGGCGCCTTTGCCGACCTAGGCACTTTTTTACCCTTAGTCTTGGGCTTAATTGCCCTAAACCAATTTTCGCCCCAAGGGATATTTTTAGGCTTTGGCTTATTCGCGATCTTAAGCGCCTTATTTTATCGCCGTCCTATTCCCGTCCAACCCATGAAGGTCATCGCCGCCCTCGTCATCGCCCAAGGCTTAACGCCCGGGATGCTGCAAGCCAGTGCCATGCTGATGGGTATCATACTGTTAATCTTGGCGTTTAGTGGCGCCATCACTTGGCTTGCCAAACAATTATCCCAAGCCGTGAGTGTCGGTATCCAGCTTGCCATTGGCCTACAGTTGATGTGGATGGGCACTAAGATGATGAGCGACTTTTGGCTGCTCGGACTCGGCGCGTTTGCTTTACTATTTGTGAGTAAATTCTTACCGTTACGTTACCTTGCTATGCCACAGGTTATTGCAGTGGGCATGTTGTGGCAAGCCAACAGCCAAACCGAAATAACTAGCAGCCTGAATATTCCCGCCTTGAGCGCCTCACTGCATTTGGCTTGGCCTAGCCTCAATGAGTGGAGCTCGGCGGCGATTTTACTTGTATTGCCACAGCTCGCCCTCACCTTAACCAATGCAGTGATAGCCACGTCAGCAATGGCGCAGGAAAAATTCCCCGAAGACGCCGCCAAACTCACGCCCAAAAACTTGGCCATTAGCTCTGGTCTCGCCAATTTGTTACTCGCGCCTTTTGGTGCGGCGGCCATGTGCCACGGCGCGGGAGGTCTTGCGGTGCAATACCACTTTGGCGCGCGCACTCACCTTGCGCCTTTAATCTTCGGTGGTACTTGTGTGGTTATTGCCCTGTTTTGGGATAGCCAAATTGCATGGTTGCTCGGGCTTATTCCTGTGGCAATTCTCGGCAGTTTGCTTTCCATCGGCGGCTTGCAACTGGCGTGGTCAAAACGCCTTATCGATGGTAAACCCTTCTGTATCTTTGTGATCCTCGCAACTGCAGTCACTTGCTTGGCTGTCAACGCCGCCGCAGGGCTGGCTGTTGGGATTCTTCTCGAGCAGGGTCGCCGCACTTGGGCCATGCTCGCCATGCGTTAAGCACCGATATCTCCCTGAAAGTAAAAACCACAGCACATCTCAGTGCTGTGGTTTTATCCCTTAAAATGTTCTTGCCGGATTGGTGGGCGTATCCTTTTGTGCCAGCGCCCATTTCGCTATCGCATCCTTACGCATAAAACCCACTTTCGAGTGTGCTTTAGCGTATTGAATAAACTTGTCTAAGGCATTGGCAAGACCTGGCGTCCCCCCGATACGGTCGTGCACACTAATCGACATCATCCGCCGCTGGGATGCGCCTTCTTGATAGAGCATATCGAATTCATCTTTAAGCTCTTGTAAGAAGGCGGCAGCCGTCATCGCAGTGTTACCACCAAAGCGACCTATATCATTGTTGCGCAAAGTATAAGGCACCACGGCAAACGGTTTATCCTGCACAGGGATAATTGAAGGTTCATCCCTTGATAAATCATCAATATGATAGATAAAACCTAGATCCTGCAGGATATTTAAGGTTTGAGTGCTGTGGCGCATCCAAAACGCATTAAAGCCTATGGGACGCTGGCCAGAGATCTTTTCTAAAGTATTGATACTCTGGATGTAAGAATCACGCTCCTGCACTGACGACATACTGTATTGCGGCGTCCACGTCTGCCCATGGCCTGAAATCTCATGGCCTTCATCCGCCACTTGTTTTGCCAGCAATGGATGTAATTCGGCGGCGCGGCCCACCATGTGGGATGTCACATGAATATCGTGCTTACGCCATAAACGTAGCAAACGCGGTATTCCCTCATTCATCCCGTAGTCGTACCAACTGGGGGTAATAGTATCTGGATAACCCTGCTCCATTGGTGGAAACGGACCTTCGGCGTTTTTATCCTGCGCGCCAGCCTCAAACTGCATGGATATAGAGATCACTAGTTGTTCGCCATTAGACCAAAAACGATTATTCATACTGCCTCCTACTGAAGTTTGTGTTTGCTCATCGAGTGCCACTAAACCCGGTAATCCCATGGAAAAGGCTGACTGACTTAGCCCTACACCCGCAATCAAGGCACCGCCCGCCTGTAAACTGGTCTTTAAAAATTGTCGACGTGGGCTCATGACTTGACTCCTGTGGTCACAGCTTTAGCGGCAAGCTGGCTAAATAGCGTTTGATAATCCTCAAGGTGCCAGTTATCTGTGATAAAACCCTCACGAACTCGGTACATATCTACGGCGCGAAAATCAATTTTTTGCCCTTGTCCACGCAGTTCACCAAAGACACCAGTAAAATGGCCATTAAAGCGGAGACGCACAACCGCACGGTCACCGACCACCAGCAGATGCTCAACGGTTACAGAGAGATCGGGCACCGCCGCCCTAAAGGTTTTAGAGGCTTCGAGCGGACCAGTAATCCCCTGTGCACGACCTTCTGGCAAGGTGCGGTCAATGAAACCAGTCGCTAATGCCCAGCGGGCAAATGTTGGGTCGCCGGTATCCCAAAAACTAGCGTATAACAAAGCGGTGTGGGCAATAGATTCAGAGAGTGGTGAACCATCACTGATCAGCTCCATTGCCGTCACCTTAGGAGTAAGAGCAGTTTTGACATCAACACTGGCTTGGGTAGAACCTCCTTGAGCGGCAAACGCCGCCAAGCTAAGACTTGCAAGCGCAAAGCCCAAAATAGCTAAACCGAGTAATCCTGAGCTCCATAAACCGACTTTTATCCAAGGCGCAACGGCGCAATAAGTACGATGTTGCATTATGCCACCTCATCATCACTAGAGCGGACCACTGCTCGCAGCGCCGCTTGATAACTTGGATAATCCGTATATCCAGCCGCACTGCCACCAAATAATGGCCCCTTATCGAAGGGTGATAGGGGTAATTGATTGGCTAATCGATAGGGCAGATCGGGATTAGCGATAAAGGCGCGACCAAAGGCCACTAAGTCGGCATAACCTTTTTCGATAACCTCATTGCCACGCTCGACATCGTAACGCCCCGCCACAATAATGCTGCCTTTAAACACTTTGCGTAGCTCGATTCTGAAAGATTCAGGTACCTGCGGCGCATCGTCCCAATCGGCTTCCGACAAATGCAAATACGCTACGCCCAACGCCGATAAATGCTTAGCGGCTAACAGGATAGTATCGACTATCTCAGGGCAAGCCATATCCTTAAAAGTCACATAGGGTGCGAGGCGAACGCCTACTTTATCGGCGCCAATCTTGGCACTGACCGCTTCAACCACTTCCAATAAAAAGCGAATACGTTTTTCAGGCGTGCCGCCATAAGCATCGGTTCTATGGTTAGAATTCGTTCGCAGAAATTGGTCGATGAGATAACCATTGCCACCGTGGATTTCGATACCATCGAAACCTGCGGCAACGGCATTTGCCCCTGCGTTGGCAAAGTCGGCCACTACGCGGTCGATATCCGCTTGGGTCATTTCCCTCGGCTCGGGGCAATCCACCATTTGCCCCTCGGGGTGCTGCTCATCGACAATCCATACCTTAGTACCTACAGGGGTTATCGCCGAAGGTGCAATGGGCACAGCCCCCTGCTGAAAAATCGGATGGGACACCCGGCCCACATGCCAGATTTGATTAAAGATTTTGCCACCCGCTTGATGAACCGCCGCGGTGACCTTCTTCCAGCCATCAATTTGTGCCTCGGTATAAACGCCGGGGGTAAAAGAGTAACCTTGGCTGTCGTCCGAAATTTGGGTCGCTTCGGTGATGATCAGACCTGCCGAAGCACGCTGGGCGTAATATTGCGCCATTAAGTCGTTGGGAATATTCCCAGGCTGTGTGGTACGCGCCCGTGTCATCGGCGCCATCACGATACGATTTTGCAGTGTCAGTGCCGCTGACTCATAGGCTGTAAATAAACTCATATGCACTCCGAACCATAAATGAAGTTTGAATATCTGAGTGCAATAGTGCATTAATTAATCTATATTGATAATCCGCCAGATATTTAAATCATTTTCAAAAATAATTTGATATGTACCATATAAACGATCTGCAACTCGCCCTGCGTATCGCGGCGCTCGAAAGCCTGTCCGCCGCCAGTAAAGAGGTCGGCATGACTCCCGCAGCCGCCAGCGCCGCCCTACAACGGCTGGAAAAAAAGCTAGGTTGTCAGCTGTTTGCGCGCTCGACACGGCGATTGCAGCTCACGGAAGAAGGGCGGATTTTTCTCGATGCCGCTAAACCTGCTCTGGCCTTACTCGAAACCGCTTCCGCCAATTTGGCCGAACATAGGGGCGAGCTGAAAGGAGAAGTACGCATTGCCCTGCCCTCTGATATAGGTCGCAGCCGGATCCGCAATTGGTTAGATGAACTGATGGATAGCGCGCCAGATCTGTCGATCCAACTCTATTTTGGCGACCATATGGCGGATCTTATCGATCAAAATATCCATTTAGCCCTACGCTATGGCCAGCTTGAAGATTCCAATCTAAAACGGCGCCAACTGTCGATGACGCCAAGAGTGCTCGTCGCCTCCCCCGCTTATCTTGCTCAACATGGTGAGCCGCAAACACTGAACGAACTGAGTCAGCACCAAGTGTTGATTTTAAATCGTGGCGGTGAGCCGTGGCAGAAGTGGAAATTTAGCCACAATGGTGAAGCCGTAGAGATTGAAGTCA comes from the Shewanella mangrovisoli genome and includes:
- a CDS encoding tetrathionate reductase family octaheme c-type cytochrome, which translates into the protein MKKLIVIALAGMALQAQAANPHKDVLKGPFATGSEVTTQCLTCHEDQATDMMKTSHWTWELEQKLPDRTVLRGKKNSINNFCVSISSNEPRCTSCHAGYGWKDSNFDFKDKTKVDCLVCHDTTGTYVKDPAGAGEPMAKLDLAKIAQNVGEPVRDNCGSCHFYGGGGDAVKHGDLDSSMAYPDKATDVHMDSDGNNFQCQNCHTTEKHQISGNAMGVSPGGIDHIGCENCHESAPHSNKKLNTHTATVACQTCHIPFFAKNEPTKMHWDWSTAGDDKPETVDQYGKHTYQKKKGDFVWEKMVKPQYAWYNGTANAYMAGDKMDPNVVTKLTYPMGDINDAKAKIYPFKVHTGKQIYDKKLNIFITPKTYGKGGYWSEFDWNLAAKLGMEANPTMLEKGIKYSGEYDFAATEMWWRINHMVSPKEQALNCNDCHNKGTRLDWQALGYQGDPMKNKQGPKHKQP
- a CDS encoding putative sulfate/molybdate transporter, which produces MTAGKTPTQHPTQPLNRLLGETSGAFADLGTFLPLVLGLIALNQFSPQGIFLGFGLFAILSALFYRRPIPVQPMKVIAALVIAQGLTPGMLQASAMLMGIILLILAFSGAITWLAKQLSQAVSVGIQLAIGLQLMWMGTKMMSDFWLLGLGAFALLFVSKFLPLRYLAMPQVIAVGMLWQANSQTEITSSLNIPALSASLHLAWPSLNEWSSAAILLVLPQLALTLTNAVIATSAMAQEKFPEDAAKLTPKNLAISSGLANLLLAPFGAAAMCHGAGGLAVQYHFGARTHLAPLIFGGTCVVIALFWDSQIAWLLGLIPVAILGSLLSIGGLQLAWSKRLIDGKPFCIFVILATAVTCLAVNAAAGLAVGILLEQGRRTWAMLAMR
- a CDS encoding polysaccharide deacetylase family protein, translating into MSPRRQFLKTSLQAGGALIAGVGLSQSAFSMGLPGLVALDEQTQTSVGGSMNNRFWSNGEQLVISISMQFEAGAQDKNAEGPFPPMEQGYPDTITPSWYDYGMNEGIPRLLRLWRKHDIHVTSHMVGRAAELHPLLAKQVADEGHEISGHGQTWTPQYSMSSVQERDSYIQSINTLEKISGQRPIGFNAFWMRHSTQTLNILQDLGFIYHIDDLSRDEPSIIPVQDKPFAVVPYTLRNNDIGRFGGNTAMTAAAFLQELKDEFDMLYQEGASQRRMMSISVHDRIGGTPGLANALDKFIQYAKAHSKVGFMRKDAIAKWALAQKDTPTNPARTF
- a CDS encoding ester cyclase, with product MQHRTYCAVAPWIKVGLWSSGLLGLAILGFALASLSLAAFAAQGGSTQASVDVKTALTPKVTAMELISDGSPLSESIAHTALLYASFWDTGDPTFARWALATGFIDRTLPEGRAQGITGPLEASKTFRAAVPDLSVTVEHLLVVGDRAVVRLRFNGHFTGVFGELRGQGQKIDFRAVDMYRVREGFITDNWHLEDYQTLFSQLAAKAVTTGVKS
- a CDS encoding alkene reductase, with protein sequence MSLFTAYESAALTLQNRIVMAPMTRARTTQPGNIPNDLMAQYYAQRASAGLIITEATQISDDSQGYSFTPGVYTEAQIDGWKKVTAAVHQAGGKIFNQIWHVGRVSHPIFQQGAVPIAPSAITPVGTKVWIVDEQHPEGQMVDCPEPREMTQADIDRVVADFANAGANAVAAGFDGIEIHGGNGYLIDQFLRTNSNHRTDAYGGTPEKRIRFLLEVVEAVSAKIGADKVGVRLAPYVTFKDMACPEIVDTILLAAKHLSALGVAYLHLSEADWDDAPQVPESFRIELRKVFKGSIIVAGRYDVERGNEVIEKGYADLVAFGRAFIANPDLPYRLANQLPLSPFDKGPLFGGSAAGYTDYPSYQAALRAVVRSSDDEVA
- a CDS encoding LysR family transcriptional regulator, giving the protein MYHINDLQLALRIAALESLSAASKEVGMTPAAASAALQRLEKKLGCQLFARSTRRLQLTEEGRIFLDAAKPALALLETASANLAEHRGELKGEVRIALPSDIGRSRIRNWLDELMDSAPDLSIQLYFGDHMADLIDQNIHLALRYGQLEDSNLKRRQLSMTPRVLVASPAYLAQHGEPQTLNELSQHQVLILNRGGEPWQKWKFSHNGEAVEIEVRGKRFCNDGAVVRDWALAGRGIAYKSWLDVAQDVTEGRLKLILADKLAPAVPLQLVYLQTDYPSHKIRRTIEFLAQKLQQFSLEYPAPKNS